The sequence below is a genomic window from Macaca nemestrina isolate mMacNem1 chromosome 13, mMacNem.hap1, whole genome shotgun sequence.
TGGATCCTTGGTTCCAGTTTTGAGTGCAAGATCCGCAAACAAGGCTTTGCATCCTGGGGTGGAACGTATCGAATAATCTACATATGTTATCTGGAATTCTTCTGTAAAAAACACATGTCCTTTctccctcatttatttatttattcaatcgtTTATTTGTGGCATAGACTCATATACTTTTATACTTTGGGATATAGTCTAATActaaatttttaagttttgtttttcagatggctTCAGTTTCGGCCATTGGGAACTCTTTCAGGTTGGTTGCTGTGTCCCTTTGATTTACCACCATcattgtttatgtgtgtgtgtatgtagaaaGCCCTATTGCCACTTGCCCCCCAACATTGTTTTTTGAgtactttctggcactacaagacACTCCAGGTTCATGGTAtgttttccctgcctcagccctaGAATCAGCCCTGGTTCCTTTCATTGGAgaaagatatttggaaaccaagatctgggtgcttGGTGAGCTCTCTGTAATAGGTATCACTGCCAAGGCTTCTTGGTACACAGAGTTAGAAATATATCTATGTATAccaacatatatacacatatatacatacacacacacacacacacacacacacacacccctacaatCATTTCTGCATCTGTCTACCTGGATATAGAAGTAAACATGAGTTCGTTCTAATGTCTGATTCCAATCCAGTACCACAGGGTTCATTCTGATCTTGTGTGGCCTTATTTGTAACTTCTTTTTCTGACTACAATAAATCTggcttccattttttaaagcatttatttatttattcagtcattcatgcattcatccaTAGTATAATGTAATTCTGAATTAGTAACCCATATCCCCAtgtgaaacaaatttacaactaGAGTACAGTATTCATGTCACATCTTTTCGTCTTTAGCCTTAGTTTCTACTCAAAGCACCATTTTTAACATTACTTAGGTCATCATTTTACCCTATGTCCTTCAGTAAAGTTATGTCATATATTTCTAATATAGTTAGATTCACTTGTCGCAATCTGCTTTCCATCCTTGTGTTGCTCACATTCgggttgatattttaaaattccacacaTTACAGTTGATTTTTTGTGGTGTACCGTTCTATGAGAGTGGACAACGCACAGTCATATACCCACCACCGCACACCATGCAAAACAGTTCCATCACAACTAAAAATTCCCCACTGTGATCTCTGCAATCAGCCTCTACACCTCCCGACAACCCCTGGCAACCGCTGAGCTGTTTTCCATCATTAttgtttgccttttccagaatgtcatacaaATGGAATCTTTTCCCCTTGATCAACtgctcattcattttcattcctgAGTAGGATTTGATTATATGGTTATTGTATAGGTATACCACtgtgttacttttttctttatttcttttcttttttttagagacagggtcttgctatgttgcctaggctgtccTCAAACGCTTggactcaaatgattctcccttctcagcctccttagtagctgggatcataggcacacaccacctcacctggctgttTATCTATCGATTCACCTATTGAATGATATTATTACTACTTCCAGGTTTCTGTTAATAATGATTAAAGCTGCTACCAACATTTATAGACATGTTTTTATGTGCATATAAGTTTCAAATTCTTttaggtaaatacctaggagtgtgattgctggatcatacgctAAAGCGTATGCCTAACTCTATAAAAACTACCAAATTGTCTTCCGAAGCGGCTACACCATACTCCAtgcccaccagcaatgaatgagagttcttgttGATTTGTGTCCTTAATAGCACTTGGCATTGTCACTTTCTTGGAATGTGTGCCCTCTCCCACATCAGCACCTATTCTTTCTACGGAAGCCATTGCCCTAGAAACATACTCTGCGACTGAAACTTCCCTTATGGCAAGAGCTGAAGCAAGAGTCATTCCTATTTTTAAATCCAGGTCTTTATTTTGCCTGTGCAAATATGAATGCAGGCATAACTAATAGTtaaggcttttaaaatatatacattttgaggaggaaaagaggagagagaaagaggaagaaagaagtaagaagaaaaaaaaggaaagaaagaagactcaTCTTTGGGTAATTTGCAACATATTACATAAGGATGGAATATTGAGGTCATAATTTGCAATCACAGAactcaaaaatataaatctgttataaaatgttaatgataattatatttactgggatttgttttttttaaaaaaagctaattTCTGCAATCTGTGAGCTTTCGGTGAGCCAAAAGCTTTGCCCTGGGATGCAATTCCAAGGGATCTTGAGGCTTCCTCTTCGTGGGCGAAGGGGCAGTTTGCAAAGATACATGCCTAATGGTCTCATCTTCTAAAACTCTTAGTTGTCGGCTTTTTTGGTTTAGGACACCACTCCAGCCTTCAATCTAAAAGGCTCTCCCTGTACGTTGCTCTCCTCCTTGAGTTAGAATAGGTCACCCAGGGCCTTGACTCAAGAATGGAGGATAGGCGCTGTCTCTGAATCTCTTTGGCAAGTGAGGAGGAGGGGATGTCTCTTCTCCTGAGATGCTCTTTTCTGTAAAACAGACGCTGGTTTCACCGTGGCTGGATGGCAGGGAGTCTGGATTTGCTTCACAGATTGGACGTGACCTCACATGGGGCAGCCTCTTTCCATCCTACAGAACTTCTACTTGCCATAGCACTCCCAAAGGCCAGGGTTTCCAGGGCCCCAAAGAGCACACGAGGTGATACCAGAGTCAGAAATATGCCTCAAACTGTCTTGTGTAAGTCTGAATTTGAGTCACTACGTTGTACCTTCAGCTTTCTGTTATATACCCATTATCAGGTGGTGGTGGAGTGAAGTTGGGGAGGAGAAAGGTGACTAAAGAATCTTTCATTTATaagaaaattagattaaaaaGCCTAAAAAcgccttgcagattccataaaaaagTAGTGAGAGTCCTGTGTGCACACTTTCCTATACTTGGACCGGGGATACTTTGCACTTTGCAAAGCCCTGCCTGGTGCAGTGTTTCATGCGGACCTCACAGTCAAACCTGGCACTTCACTGGGACTGAGACAAATGTCCCGTTTTCTAGGTGAAGAAACAGGCTCTCTTGGGCAGTCACACAGCTTTTAAAGGGTGAATAGAGCTGGAATTAAGCTCTGACCAAGTTCCATGCCACACAGCTGCGGCCACATAGCGTCACCCTGACAGTCGACCCCGTGaagcaggagacagaggctgcatcTTCACTGTTGTTTGTCCTCTGTTTTTGTAGCATCCCCGGGAACTTCCCCATCAGCCAGGGGGTTGTCCCCACCACCCTTCACCTGGCTCTCCAGTTGGCTGAGACGCTGCTTCATCTTCATCTGGGTGGCGTTGTACTCAGCCAGGAGGCGTGCAAACCTCGTCTGCAGGGTGTCCAGGGAGGACCCCAGCTGCTCCACCTTCTCCTCAAGGTCCTTGGGGTCCGCCCCCGCCCTGGCCAGCTCCTCGTCAATCAGGTTGTCCTTCATCAGGATCTGCCGTCCTTTCTCCTCCAGAGCCTTCTTGGCTTCGGGGTACTCGGTGAGGGCCTCCATGAGATCGTCCTTGGAGAGGCAAAACAGGTCTGAGTAGCCGATGCTGCGGATGTTGGCCGTCCTGCGGTTCCCCGATTTGCTCCCCTTGATGTTCAGGATGCTGATCTCCCCGAAGTAGCTGCCATCGCTGAGGACCACGAACTGGGTGACCCCATCATCGGCCACCACGGCCAGCTTGCCCTCATTGATGATGTACATCTCCTTCCCAATGTCTCCCTTCTTGCAGATATAATCCCCAGGGCTGAACACAGTGGGCCGCAGCTTTAGCACCAGCTCCACCAGCAGCCCCGCTTCACAGTCCTGGAAGATGCGAACCTTCTTCAGCGTGTCCAGGTGCACATTGATGGCGATCTCAGCCTTCAGCTTGTCTGGGAGGCTCTTCAGCACCTCCTTCTCATCCACCGTCTTCTTGTTGGCCCACAGGTAGTCAAACCACCGGATAACCCGCGTCTCCAAGTCCTTGGTCACCTTGCGGAACTGCATGTACTGCTTGATGGAGTCGATCTTGGCCTGGAACTCTGCCCGCGAGGCGTTCATATTCGAGATCATGGAGCCCACATTGCCCACAATGGTGGCAAAAATCAGAACGCCCACCAAGAAGTCTATGACCACAAAGAGATACTCCTCGTCTTTCACAGGGGGTGGGGTCTCACCGATGGTGGTAAGGGTCAAGGTGGACCAGTAGAGGCTGTAAATGTACTTCCTGGAGAGGCGCCCATGCTCTGGGATTGAGATGTTTGGGTAGACCCAGGAGTCTGTCCCAAAACCAATGAACTTGGAAATAGCAAAGTAGATGCAGGCATTCCAGTGGATGATGACGAGAATGTACAAGACCAAGTTCCCAATCCTGAATATATTGGGGTAGTTGGTCCTCGTCTCTGTGCGGTCAAAGAATTCAAAGAGCCGGGAAAACTTCAGTAGGCGGTTGAACCTCAGTTCTGGGTAGTTCATGCCCACCTTTAAGTAAGCCAGGTCGGTGGGGACCAGGGATAACACATCCAGCTTGAATTGCATGGTCGTCTTGTAATGCTGCCACAGCCTGTTGGTATCACTGACCATTAAGCCTTGCTCAAGAAAACCTAAAGAAGAAGATGGAGGTCACTCGGGCATCACAGAGGCCGACTTTTTTGACCACAGTACAAAGAAACATCTTTTACCTCATGGCTACAGAATACGCAGTGATACATATAtaatagaaattatttcaaaaccaACACTTACCATGACTATAGGAAATGCACTCTGATATTTTCTGTTCTATGAGGTTCTATCTcttctattgaatttttttaaaacataggtCGATTGAGTAAATTTAAGTATAAATGAGGTATTAGATGATAACAAGGAATgactattaaattttaaaagataaaaggaaattatgtacatattttaaaaaaggatccTTTAAAATTAGAGATACATGCTGTAAATCAAAAACTGATGgtgggccaggtgccgtggctcatgcctataatcccagtactttgagaggctgaggcgggtggatcacctgaggtcagaggttcgagatcagcctgggcaacatggtgaaaccctgtctctactaaaaatacaaaaattagccagatgtggtggtgcacccctgtaatcccagctactcgggaagctgaggcatgagaaccacttgaacccaggaggcagagggtgcagtgagccaagatcgcactactgcactccagcctgggcaacggagtgagactctgagtgtttaaaaaaaaaaagaaaagtgatggaGGCGATCTCAATtgatttagaggtttattttatCAAGGTTGAAAGTACACCTAGGAGAAAGAAACACAAGTCACAGCAGGATCTGTGGcctgtgctttttccaaagaggaTTTTGAGGATGTCAATACTTAAAGGGGACAGAGCAGGCAGCAGGCaggacaggaaagaagaaagaaaagaaagggtggGTAGGCAATGAGGCCAGTAGTTACATTCTTGTGAGGCTTTGATTAGCACTCAGTGAATCTACATGTGaaaagaggggagaggaggaaaagtACATTATGCAaactacattttacataagataaagtaaGCATGTGAAATTACAGCTATCTGtttgggaagaaaaggaaggcagCTTTTGCATGACTCAGTTCCCAAGCGTAACTCTTCCCTTTGGCACAGTGAGTTTGACTTCCCGAGATATTCTATTTTCTATTCAAAACACTAAAGTGCTTACTGCCTGGGGTTTGCTTACACCAGCCAAGAAAAGGgtggaagaaacaaaaaagcaaaaacaaaaacaggaaaatgaaacaagaaaagggtggatgaaacaaaaaagcaaaaacaaaaacaggaaaatgaaacaagaaaagggtggaggaaacaaaaaagcaaaaacaaaaacaggaaaatgaaacaagaaaagggTGGATGAAACAAGAAAAGGAGCAGATGAAACAAGATGGGCAGAATGTTGATAACAGCTGGAGCTAGGTGAGGGTACATGGGGATTCATAACACTATTCTCTCTGCTTTTgcatacatttgaaaatattaataataaaaattaaaaacacacaggccatggcctcccaaactgATTTCACCAGTCAGCAATGGGGCACAACCTGCCTTTTGAAAACACCTCGCAGGAACACAGCTGTCCTTGGTTGCACGTGACTGTTACCCAAGGGGCTTTAAAAACACATGAAGTTCGGGACCCACCCCCAAAGAATCTGACTGGTCTGGAGATGGGGTGGACACCTAGAGCCAGGGGCTTTATAATGGGTGAAATCAATTAAGGAGGCCATGACccacattcttttttgttttttacattttcaaacatgcacaaaagtagagagaatgaTAGAATTAGTCCTTTTAAAGTTGTGGTGAGCATCAGTATTTCCCCGAGGGCTGTGTGAAACGCAGAGTGCCAGCCTGCAACCCAGAGTTGGCTCCTGGAAGTTGGGGGCAAGTCCAGCAAGTTCCAGGTGATGCTAGGGCTGCGGGTCCAGGCCACTGAGGCTAGACTGGGGTAGGACGTCCCACTCTGCTCAATCTGAAAATCTAGTGTGCCGTCACAACGAAGAACACCCTGCTTCCCAGCCCCCAGTTCTTCTTAGCATTATTTGTTATACATGAGTTACTAAGGGCCTCGATCATTACGTAGCCTCCTGTGCCTCCAGCATCCTCCCCACTTCTTTAAGATGTCTTCTCACAATTCTAATGATGTTTTCCTTGGGGTGTGATTCCtgtgcctccctctctcccagctTCCTGCTGAATCTTGAGTTGCTTAGGATACTACCCAAGCACAAGAAGGCATAGGGTTAATGTCTGAGTCAGGGTGTCTCATCCCACTGAAGCTGGGCTGAGACCAGGGAACATCAGCCCAATGGGCCACTTACAGAGCTCGTGTGTCTATGGAGTTTAACATGACTGCAGTAGGGGAGCAGATGGCCAGGGCTGGCTAGGTCACCCATGCAAGCCTCAGCCTGTGTATCCGAGGTCTTCTAAGTTATGCTGCTAGGCATCAGTGTGGAAGCAAACGGTGGACCAGTCTGGCATGGCTGGGCAGTGACTGTggactttggacaagtcacttggTGTCTCTCACATTGGTTTCTAAATCAGCAAGATGGGAGGTGATCATGCCTGTGCTTGTCTCATGCAGTGGTTCTAATGAAGATGCCAGACACGCTTGAAATATTTTGTACATGGAGCCACACAGAGGTTGGCTACTGTGATCTGCTGGTCTTTGCATCAACAGCTATAGCATAGCatagcttatttattttattttattttattttattttgtttatttcattttattttattttttgagacaaggtcttgttctgtaaCCCGAGGCCATGACTCCCtttagtcttgacctcctggactcaagcaatcctctcacctcagcctcctgaggcacacaccagcacgcccagctaattttttctttttgtagagacaaggtcttgctatgttgccctggctagtctggaacacctggcctcaaatgacccttctgtcttggcctctcagagtgctgggattacaggtgcctgcacccatgcctggcctggcacAGTTTTTAGTTCAAAAATCTTGGAAACAGGGCCTCTACCAGCTTAGGCAATGTCTTTGTGCAGATTAGAAAGGGACGTCCCAAGCGCACACAGTTCAGCACCTAAGAAATGTGAGGGGTGAGTATCCTTTCCCATCCCCAACCAGAGATGATTTGAAGGAAGTCCTCATTCACCAGGGCCCTATTTCAGATTTTCATTCTCCACATGTTAAAACTCCTCTGAAAGCCACGGAGTAACATGTCCTGGATCCTCTGACTGTCTGAGAAGAGAAACTCCAAGATTGCCTGAGCTCTCCTTCCTGCTCACCCCAGTGTCGAGTAGTGAGAGCTGGAGAGGTCCTTCGAGATTGCAGTTTGgcctgcttatttttttttttttttttttgacagagtgttGCTGTGtcgcctgggttggagtgcagtggcatgatctccactcactgcaacctctacctcccggagttcaagcgattctcctgcctcagcctctcaagtagctgggattacaggcacatgccagcaggcccagctaattttttgtatttttagtagagatggagtttcaccatgctggccaggctggtcttgaactcccgacctccagtaatctgcccaccttggcctcccaaagtcctgagattacagacgtgagccactgcgcctggcccagcctGCTTATTTCAGAGGTGACAAAAAGAAGGCCCAGAGAGACAGCCtgacttgctcaaggttacacagcttGTTGGAAGGGCAGAGCCCAGAGCTTAGGTGTCCTGGCTTCTGCTCAGTGTCCCATCCAAGGGTTCCGTGTAGAGGGGCTTGAGGCCGCACCACCTACCCTCATGGTCGTAGGTCCCCAGACCTGCCTGGCCTCTCATGGTCAAAGGTCGGCAATGTCCCATCCACTGTGCTGGGTCTCCCGGAACATGCCTGTGGGCGCCATGGTCCCCTCCCCAGGCCTGGGGCACACTCACCTGTCCGAGCTCGCACGAGCGCATCCAAGGCATACAGGACATCTGCCGAGTAGTCCAGGAGCAGCCACAGCATCAGGTACTCGGACTGCAGCTCATCGAAGCAGGCCCTAAAGACGCCAATTGGGAGATGGATGGCTGTGCGTGTTACTGGAGCATGGGCCACCCGTGTGTGGGCACCGGCTCTGTGCTGAAGACGCTGGATCATGTCATCTGGGAATGGCCCTGCCTGCGGTGTCACTACCTCAGCATA
It includes:
- the LOC105490061 gene encoding cyclic nucleotide-gated channel alpha-3 isoform X1, producing MAKINTQYSHSSRTHLRVKPSDRDLDRAENGLSRAHSPGEETSSALQPGITVETRGLAESGQGSFTGQELARLSRLIFWLRRWAVRHVHHHDQGLDPFPDRSRGAELKEVSSQESNTQANVGSQEPADRGRSAWPLAKRNTNTSNNTEEEKKTKKKDAIVVDPSSNLYYRWLTAIALPVFYNWCLLICRACFDELQSEYLMLWLLLDYSADVLYALDALVRARTGFLEQGLMVSDTNRLWQHYKTTMQFKLDVLSLVPTDLAYLKVGMNYPELRFNRLLKFSRLFEFFDRTETRTNYPNIFRIGNLVLYILVIIHWNACIYFAISKFIGFGTDSWVYPNISIPEHGRLSRKYIYSLYWSTLTLTTIGETPPPVKDEEYLFVVIDFLVGVLIFATIVGNVGSMISNMNASRAEFQAKIDSIKQYMQFRKVTKDLETRVIRWFDYLWANKKTVDEKEVLKSLPDKLKAEIAINVHLDTLKKVRIFQDCEAGLLVELVLKLRPTVFSPGDYICKKGDIGKEMYIINEGKLAVVADDGVTQFVVLSDGSYFGEISILNIKGSKSGNRRTANIRSIGYSDLFCLSKDDLMEALTEYPEAKKALEEKGRQILMKDNLIDEELARAGADPKDLEEKVEQLGSSLDTLQTRFARLLAEYNATQMKMKQRLSQLESQVKGGGDNPLADGEVPGDATKTEDKQQ
- the LOC105490061 gene encoding cyclic nucleotide-gated channel alpha-3 isoform X2, with protein sequence MAKINTQYSHSSRTHLRVKPSDRDLDRAENGLSRAHSPGEETSSALQPGITVETRGLAESGQGSFTGQELARLSRLIFWLRRWAVRHVHHHDQGLDPFPDRSRGAELKEVSSQESNTQANVGSQEPADRGRRKKTKKKDAIVVDPSSNLYYRWLTAIALPVFYNWCLLICRACFDELQSEYLMLWLLLDYSADVLYALDALVRARTGFLEQGLMVSDTNRLWQHYKTTMQFKLDVLSLVPTDLAYLKVGMNYPELRFNRLLKFSRLFEFFDRTETRTNYPNIFRIGNLVLYILVIIHWNACIYFAISKFIGFGTDSWVYPNISIPEHGRLSRKYIYSLYWSTLTLTTIGETPPPVKDEEYLFVVIDFLVGVLIFATIVGNVGSMISNMNASRAEFQAKIDSIKQYMQFRKVTKDLETRVIRWFDYLWANKKTVDEKEVLKSLPDKLKAEIAINVHLDTLKKVRIFQDCEAGLLVELVLKLRPTVFSPGDYICKKGDIGKEMYIINEGKLAVVADDGVTQFVVLSDGSYFGEISILNIKGSKSGNRRTANIRSIGYSDLFCLSKDDLMEALTEYPEAKKALEEKGRQILMKDNLIDEELARAGADPKDLEEKVEQLGSSLDTLQTRFARLLAEYNATQMKMKQRLSQLESQVKGGGDNPLADGEVPGDATKTEDKQQ
- the LOC105490061 gene encoding cyclic nucleotide-gated channel alpha-3 isoform X5, with product MFTNFHPDSVVMRAVGNVPKPRRKKTKKKDAIVVDPSSNLYYRWLTAIALPVFYNWCLLICRACFDELQSEYLMLWLLLDYSADVLYALDALVRARTGFLEQGLMVSDTNRLWQHYKTTMQFKLDVLSLVPTDLAYLKVGMNYPELRFNRLLKFSRLFEFFDRTETRTNYPNIFRIGNLVLYILVIIHWNACIYFAISKFIGFGTDSWVYPNISIPEHGRLSRKYIYSLYWSTLTLTTIGETPPPVKDEEYLFVVIDFLVGVLIFATIVGNVGSMISNMNASRAEFQAKIDSIKQYMQFRKVTKDLETRVIRWFDYLWANKKTVDEKEVLKSLPDKLKAEIAINVHLDTLKKVRIFQDCEAGLLVELVLKLRPTVFSPGDYICKKGDIGKEMYIINEGKLAVVADDGVTQFVVLSDGSYFGEISILNIKGSKSGNRRTANIRSIGYSDLFCLSKDDLMEALTEYPEAKKALEEKGRQILMKDNLIDEELARAGADPKDLEEKVEQLGSSLDTLQTRFARLLAEYNATQMKMKQRLSQLESQVKGGGDNPLADGEVPGDATKTEDKQQ
- the LOC105490061 gene encoding cyclic nucleotide-gated channel alpha-3 isoform X6, producing the protein MRAVGNVPKPRRKKTKKKDAIVVDPSSNLYYRWLTAIALPVFYNWCLLICRACFDELQSEYLMLWLLLDYSADVLYALDALVRARTGFLEQGLMVSDTNRLWQHYKTTMQFKLDVLSLVPTDLAYLKVGMNYPELRFNRLLKFSRLFEFFDRTETRTNYPNIFRIGNLVLYILVIIHWNACIYFAISKFIGFGTDSWVYPNISIPEHGRLSRKYIYSLYWSTLTLTTIGETPPPVKDEEYLFVVIDFLVGVLIFATIVGNVGSMISNMNASRAEFQAKIDSIKQYMQFRKVTKDLETRVIRWFDYLWANKKTVDEKEVLKSLPDKLKAEIAINVHLDTLKKVRIFQDCEAGLLVELVLKLRPTVFSPGDYICKKGDIGKEMYIINEGKLAVVADDGVTQFVVLSDGSYFGEISILNIKGSKSGNRRTANIRSIGYSDLFCLSKDDLMEALTEYPEAKKALEEKGRQILMKDNLIDEELARAGADPKDLEEKVEQLGSSLDTLQTRFARLLAEYNATQMKMKQRLSQLESQVKGGGDNPLADGEVPGDATKTEDKQQ
- the LOC105490061 gene encoding cyclic nucleotide-gated channel alpha-3 isoform X3 — protein: MAKINTQYSHSSRTHLRVKPSDRDLDRAENGLSRLSRLIFWLRRWAVRHVHHHDQGLDPFPDRSRGAELKEVSSQESNTQANVGSQEPADRGRSAWPLAKRNTNTSNNTEEEKKTKKKDAIVVDPSSNLYYRWLTAIALPVFYNWCLLICRACFDELQSEYLMLWLLLDYSADVLYALDALVRARTGFLEQGLMVSDTNRLWQHYKTTMQFKLDVLSLVPTDLAYLKVGMNYPELRFNRLLKFSRLFEFFDRTETRTNYPNIFRIGNLVLYILVIIHWNACIYFAISKFIGFGTDSWVYPNISIPEHGRLSRKYIYSLYWSTLTLTTIGETPPPVKDEEYLFVVIDFLVGVLIFATIVGNVGSMISNMNASRAEFQAKIDSIKQYMQFRKVTKDLETRVIRWFDYLWANKKTVDEKEVLKSLPDKLKAEIAINVHLDTLKKVRIFQDCEAGLLVELVLKLRPTVFSPGDYICKKGDIGKEMYIINEGKLAVVADDGVTQFVVLSDGSYFGEISILNIKGSKSGNRRTANIRSIGYSDLFCLSKDDLMEALTEYPEAKKALEEKGRQILMKDNLIDEELARAGADPKDLEEKVEQLGSSLDTLQTRFARLLAEYNATQMKMKQRLSQLESQVKGGGDNPLADGEVPGDATKTEDKQQ
- the LOC105490061 gene encoding cyclic nucleotide-gated channel alpha-3 isoform X4 is translated as MAVGSLRESRSLKPSKATVLKHSALFVCVWVSRKKTKKKDAIVVDPSSNLYYRWLTAIALPVFYNWCLLICRACFDELQSEYLMLWLLLDYSADVLYALDALVRARTGFLEQGLMVSDTNRLWQHYKTTMQFKLDVLSLVPTDLAYLKVGMNYPELRFNRLLKFSRLFEFFDRTETRTNYPNIFRIGNLVLYILVIIHWNACIYFAISKFIGFGTDSWVYPNISIPEHGRLSRKYIYSLYWSTLTLTTIGETPPPVKDEEYLFVVIDFLVGVLIFATIVGNVGSMISNMNASRAEFQAKIDSIKQYMQFRKVTKDLETRVIRWFDYLWANKKTVDEKEVLKSLPDKLKAEIAINVHLDTLKKVRIFQDCEAGLLVELVLKLRPTVFSPGDYICKKGDIGKEMYIINEGKLAVVADDGVTQFVVLSDGSYFGEISILNIKGSKSGNRRTANIRSIGYSDLFCLSKDDLMEALTEYPEAKKALEEKGRQILMKDNLIDEELARAGADPKDLEEKVEQLGSSLDTLQTRFARLLAEYNATQMKMKQRLSQLESQVKGGGDNPLADGEVPGDATKTEDKQQ